From the Tursiops truncatus isolate mTurTru1 chromosome 6, mTurTru1.mat.Y, whole genome shotgun sequence genome, the window AATGaggacaggacggggttaaaaagTGACCATTTCATGGTTGACTTGAACCTGCCTACTTTTCTTGATGTGTCGTTGTGAAATGCTTGATGTGGATAACTCCCACTTGCTGAAGGAAAAAGTCACTGGTTCCTTCGGGTCCTCGGGGTGGGGTGataaaggggtggggggaggtgggcaggagccggagagacagagagaggagaaagttgAGGGGAAAAATCGAGAGGGGGGAAgcgaggaaaagaggaaagggaaatcaGAGCACAGCTGGAGGTGGGGGCGGCCCCGCCCCGGGGCTGGGGCCGTCGAGTCCTCTCCGCGGCCCCCGGCTAGGTAGACGCGGAGCCCCTGGCACTCACTTTTCCTCTCTCCATTGTCTGCACAGCCTTTGCTTCCacctcttccccacccacccctggccGAAAACCGGAatttggggggcggggtgtgtatgtgagagtgtgtgtctgtgtgtgccagtgcccgtgcgcgcgcgcgcgcgcagaAAGGGTGCAAGGCAAACCGCCGGCCTCCAAATATCCGAAATCAAGTTCATTCACTCGGGGCCCGCGGCtggcggcggggtgggggcggggcttcGCGCGGGAGCTTGGCGGGCGCGGCCGCCTTTGCAGGGCTGGAGCGGCACACGCACCCCGCTCGCGTGCGCGCCcacccgcccgcccgccccgcaGCCCCGGGCGCGCCGCGGCCCCACCCTGCTTGCACCCAGGCGGGGCGGGAGCCGTTTTCCGCCGGCGCCCCGGGCCCCGGGGGGGTGGGGATTGGGGGCGAGccagaggggctgcaggaggaAAAGAGCGGAGCAAGCCGCGGGAGGAGGAGGAATAGGAGGAGGAGGCGCCggaggcggtggcggcggcggcagctCGGCCCGGTCCTCCCGCTCCGAGCGAGGCCACGTGCACCGGGCACCGCCAGGGAGGGCGGCAAACCGCGGCGAGGCGCGCCGCTTCCGCGGAGCTGCCCCGGGACGCGGGCCTGCGCAAGGGAGACCCCGGAGGGCCCCGCCCCCATCCGCGCCGGCGCGCCCCAACTACTTGAGACCAAGTTCGCTCAGGCCcccgcctccccctcctcccttcagcCGGCGGGCATTGCGGACCGCGCCCGCCCGGGGTGCGAGAGTCGGCGCCCCAGCCTGGGCCCCGGGGCGGCCTGGGTGTGAGGGAATTTTCCATTCGTTCCTTTCTCCGGCCCAGTCCGGCTCAGTGCTTCTCCCACTCGGAGGTTCCCGCGGTTTAAAGAGTCCGCAGCGAGCACCGAAATACCTCTTCCAGGGCGGGTTTTCGAGGGGTGtgtacgtggggggggggggatgcgGGATTTGCCCAAAGGGCGGAAAGaagatctatttaaaataataaaaaaaagtcgTGGTGCTGTTGCAGTGGTATGAGAGCTTTAAcaaatgtgagagagagagagagagagagagagagaagcaagaggaggaggaggagaaaaaggtggggggcggggggtgtggaGAGGCTGGTGCAAAAGGAATGCGCGTTTGCAGGAGGAGGAGTAAAGCGATGATTgtgtaattaaataataaaacaatcctTAAGTCTGATTTGGAGAGAGCTCGACCGGGGTCCAGAGGGTGGAACCGGTGAATTTTTCAACTTCCAAGTTTTGCAACGAAAGAAAgcgagagagggaggggaaaaaaaagagcccaGAGCAGAAAAGAGAGGAGTTTGGAGCCGAGCGGGAGAGCGGGATTTATCGTTTGGGATTTTTCA encodes:
- the LOC117312625 gene encoding uncharacterized protein, which translates into the protein MENSLTPRPPRGPGWGADSRTPGGRGPQCPPAEGRRGRRGPERTWSQVVGARRRGWGRGPPGSPLRRPASRGSSAEAARLAAVCRPPWRCPVHVASLGAGGPGRAAAAATASGASSSYSSSSRGLLRSFPPAAPLARPQSPPPRGPGRRRKTAPAPPGCKQGGAAARPGLRGGRAGGRARERGACAAPALQRRPRPPSSRAKPRPHPAASRGPRVNELDFGYLEAGGLPCTLSARARAHGHWHTQTHTLTYTPRPPNSGFRPGVGGEEVEAKAVQTMERGKVAS